In a single window of the Hoyosella subflava DQS3-9A1 genome:
- a CDS encoding ABC transporter substrate-binding protein → MTRHRVIALLVALAVPLAGGCTIGDVSDPADDAEQPTAFPATVESCGEEVTVRAVPQRVVVNDPAVFELLLELGLHDHLAGYAGAGDQRNIPEQYAEQYANIPELSSADFTLEDILEAEADLVIAGWMQGFSQQTGLTPEALREAGIPSYALSETCRRVIDNLPPASVDEYFDDVRNIGVLFGVSDRAEQLVTEWQRKILDVQACVSDSPRPPARTVTISGGDAEIAETAPGLTFASFLDRLAGGENIFSDVPRLWGAMSWSAVAERDPEVIVVVDNATGPSPEETLSLIRSRPELNTVDAIVSDRVLVLRRSEVYAGPLLGEGVAARASVMHPDTCG, encoded by the coding sequence ATGACCCGTCACCGTGTGATCGCTTTGTTGGTTGCGCTAGCAGTTCCGCTTGCCGGGGGCTGCACAATTGGCGACGTCAGCGACCCTGCGGACGACGCGGAGCAACCAACTGCCTTTCCCGCGACAGTCGAGAGCTGTGGCGAAGAGGTCACCGTGCGCGCAGTTCCCCAGCGCGTGGTCGTCAACGATCCGGCGGTCTTTGAGCTTCTGCTCGAACTGGGGCTCCACGACCATCTGGCGGGGTATGCGGGCGCGGGTGATCAGCGGAACATCCCCGAACAGTACGCGGAACAGTATGCGAACATCCCCGAGCTCAGTTCGGCCGACTTCACGCTTGAGGACATCCTCGAAGCCGAAGCGGACCTTGTGATCGCGGGATGGATGCAGGGATTCTCGCAGCAGACGGGATTAACTCCCGAAGCGCTGCGGGAAGCGGGGATCCCGAGCTACGCACTTTCTGAAACCTGCCGTCGCGTGATCGATAACTTGCCGCCCGCTTCAGTCGACGAGTACTTCGACGATGTTCGGAATATCGGTGTGCTTTTCGGTGTCAGCGATCGGGCAGAGCAATTGGTAACCGAGTGGCAGCGGAAGATTCTCGACGTTCAAGCGTGCGTCAGCGACAGCCCGCGGCCCCCAGCCCGAACCGTGACAATCAGCGGGGGCGACGCTGAGATCGCGGAAACCGCACCGGGGCTGACCTTTGCTAGCTTCCTCGATCGTCTCGCTGGTGGCGAGAACATCTTTAGCGACGTGCCCCGGTTGTGGGGGGCGATGTCGTGGTCAGCCGTTGCTGAGCGTGATCCTGAGGTCATTGTCGTAGTGGACAACGCAACAGGACCTTCACCCGAGGAGACCTTATCCCTGATCCGGTCGAGGCCTGAACTGAATACCGTCGACGCGATTGTCAGCGACCGTGTGCTGGTGCTGCGCCGCAGCGAAGTCTATGCGGGCCCATTGCTTGGCGAGGGCGTTGCAGCGCGCGCATCGGTGATGCACCCCGACACGTGCGGTTAG